CTATGGACACACGCCCATTCCACAACCCGAATGGTTGAACAGAACCCTCAATATCGACACAGGTTGCGTCTTTGGGGGCAAACTCACCGCCTTGCGCTACCCCGAAGGGGAGTTGATATCGGTAGATGCCAAAAAAGTCTATTGCGAGCCTGTGCGCCCTATCACCAAGCAGGCACAAAATCCTGCCCTTAGTTCCCAACAAATAGAGGACGATTTATTGCACCTCGAAGATGTAAGTGGCAAACGCATTATCCAGACGCGCCTTCGCCATAATATTACACTTCGCCAAGAGGGTTCGATTGCTGCCTTAGAGGTCATGAGCCGTTTTGCCATCAATCCGAAGTGGTTGATTTATTTGCCACCTACGATGTCGCCTTGCGCTACCAGCGATTTGCCCGAATATTTGGAGTATCCTACCCAAGCCCTCAATTACTACAAAAAAAGAGAGGTACGGAAGGTCATTTGTCAGGAAAAACACATGGGTTCGCGTGCTGTCTTAGTCGTCTGTCGAGATGAGGCGGCGGCTTTACGGCGTTTTGGGGTAGAAAATGAAGGCATTGGCGTTTGTTACACGCGCACAGGGCGCAGCTTTTTTTCGGATACAGGTCTGGAAAAAGCCTTCCTCGAAAGAGTGGCATTAGCCCTGACAAAGGCTAATTTTTGGGAAAACTTCAAAACCGATTGGGTCTGTTTAGATGCCGAACTTTTGCCTTGGTCTGCAAAAGCGCAAGCACTTCTCAAAGAGCAGTATGCCGCCGTAGGTGCAGCGGCAGGCGCGGCTCTGCCTAAGGCAGAAAGTGCCTTGCTTCTGGCGGCGCAAAGGGGAATAGAAAATGCGAAAGATTTGTTGGTCAGATTCGAGCGTAAAAAAGAGGTGCTAAAAAAATACGTAGAGGCTTATCGCCAATACTGTTGGCAGGTAGAAAGTCTTGACGATTACAAATTAGCTCCCTTTCATCTCTTGGCTACCGAAGGCGCGGTACATCTCGACCAAAATCACGAATGGCATTTGACCCAAATTGCCGAAATTGCTCGCGCCGATTCCAAATTGTTCCTACAAACTGCCTATCAAGTCATTGATTTTGAGCAAGAAGGCGATTTTGAAAAGGCGCAGGCTTGGTGGCTCGAACTCACCCAAAAAGGCGGCGAGGGCATGGTAGTCAAGCCCTACGATTTTATAGCCCACAAAGACAAAGAACTTTTACAGCCTGCTGTCAAATGCAGGGGCAAGGAATATTTGCGCATCATTTACGGGGCAGAATACGATTTGCCGCACAATTTGGAACGCCTTAAAAGTAGGGGACTTTCTCAAAAACGCTCACTTGCTTTGCGCGAATTTGCTTTGGGAATAGAAGCCTTAGAGCGGTTTGTACGAAAAGAGCCTTTGCGTAGGATTCACGAAAGCGTTTTTGCGGTCTTAGCTTTGGAAAGTGAAGCGATAGACCCACGCCTGTAACCAAATCTTGATAAAATAAGTGTTTTTTCTATAATTTTCAAATCACAATAAACAGTTTTTTTAATTTTTTATTGTGATTTGTTTTTTTGAAAGGTAGCGCGAATCTCCAACTTCGCGCGTCTGAACAGGCTGCAAGTATCTCACTTAGGACAAGGCGGAAATTTTCTCAAAATCTGCCTCGCTGCACTTTGCACCCAAGACCAAAATATCGTCCGTTTGGGTGTTGTCGCCTTCTTTTATCCATTGTACCAAAAACTGTTCTAATTTTCTGCCTTGTTCTTTTAGAGGCAAGTCGGAAAGACTTTCTAAGAGATTTTCGAAAGGACGGCTCCGCAATTTGCGCCCTTCGCTGCCTCCAAATTGGTCTTGGAAGCCGTCTGAATAGAGATAGAATTGTAGGCTTTCTTTGCTAAAATCGAGCGCATGTTGTGTAAAATGCGGCACTTGATTTTTGTGTAATTGTCCGCCGATGGAAAATTTATCACCTTTAATTTTTTGAGCGTTACCATTTTGTAGGTAGAAAATCGAGGATTTTGCCCCTGCAAACGTTAGTGTGGCAGCTTTTTTATCGATACAAATGAGTCCGATTTCCATGCCGTCTAAGCTATGATTTTGACTTTGCTGCAAACTCTGATAAATAAAATAGTGTAATTTTTCTAAAAAATGAGCAGGCTCTATATAAGGATTCTGACCTAAAATCGTATTCAGACCCAAAACCCCCAACATACTAAGCATGGCACCGGGTACGCCATGCCCTGTGCAGTCGGCTACTGCCAAATAAAGGCGATTGTCTTTTTCTTCAAACCAATAAAAATCGCCTGAAACGATGTCGCGCGGCTGAAAAAAGATAAAATTTTGTGCCAAATATTGATTAAGTAGCAAAGGCAGTGGCAAAACGGCAAGTTGAATCCGTTGGGCGTAGTTGATGCTGGCGATAATATTTTCGTTTTTGGTCGCGATAATTTGGTGGGAAAGGTGCAGGGCTTCGTTGATGTTAGAAATTTCGCGATAAGCCGTTCGCAGATTTTCTGTTTGCAGATTTAGCTCCTCATTTTTTTCTACCAAAATAAGCCGCTGCTGTTCTATCTGTTCATTTTGCCTTGCCAAAAGCAAGTTTGCCTTTTTGCGTTTGCGCGAAGCCCAAAAAATAACCGCCAGCAGGGTCGAGAAGATGGCTAAAATCAAAATTCCACCTATCATGACCAAATTTTGTTTGGCGATAGTAGCCTGATTGAGTAGTTGTTCCTGTTTTAAAACCTGATTTTCGCGCTCTTTTTGGTCTGCTTCAAATCTTACCTGCAATTCGGAAACAAGTTGGTCTTTGGTCTGATTTGCCACAGAATCGCGATAGCGCGTATAAAGTTCGTGATAATAAAGAGATTGACTAAAATTTTGTTTTTCTTTTTCTATCTGATACAAAATTTGGGCGGCATCAGTGGCTTCTAAATAGATGTTGAGTTTTTGTGCTAAGAGAAGGGCGGCTTCGGCTTGTTTTGTCGCTTTGTCTAAGTTTTGCTTGCGATAATAAATCTTGGCTGCGTCGGTTCGCGCCCTTGCCAAATCGAGGAGTTGTTCGGTTTGAAGGGCTAAATCTAAGGAATATAGGTGCTTTTCTAAGGCTTTGTCCAAATTGCCCATAGCACTATAAACGCGCCCAATTTCATTTACCGTAACCAAAACCCCGTAGGTATCGCCCTGTTTTTGGCGCAAGGCAAGGGCTTTTTCATGGGCAGAGATGGCTTCTGAAAACTGCCCACTATCGGCGTATGCACGCGCCTGATTGGTATAAACGTAGCCTTCCATGTTTTCATTTTCGAGGGCTTGGGCAATAGGCAGAGCCTTTTCCAACTGTTTGAGAGCCAAGCTAAAATCGCGCCGCAGGTAATACACATTGGCGATATTGATGTACGAATAACCCATGCGCTCGGCATCTCCCGTTTTTTGGGCAATATTAAAAGCCTCGATATAGGCGGCAAGGGCTTGGTCGAATTTGCCCAAATTGCGATAAGCAACCCCCATAAAACTAAGGGCGGTAGTTTGCCCTTTGGTAAAGGCGATACGAGTGGCAATTTCGAGGGCTTCTTGTGCAGCGGCAAGGGACTGAAAAGGGCGATTGTTCCGATTTTTCCACGCCAACTGGTTCAATATTTCCACTTGCAAACTATCATTTTGTGTTTCTTTTAAAATAGTTTCTAAGCTATCTATTTCGCCTTGCTGTGCCTGCACTTTTCCAAAAGGAAAAAGCAAAACCAAGAACCCAAAAATAGGCAGTAGCAAATGCTGAAACAATCCAAAAACCCTCATGCTGTATAGAAAGTGAAAACACGAAAAAGCCCACAAGCGTTGCGTACTTGGGGAAGAAGAAGGAAAAAGGGGTATTAGTTTTGATAGTTGTAAAAATTGTAACCCAAGAAGTGCTACAATCTTGTGAGGGGAGTGGTGCTACAAAGGTAAGAAAAGGCTTTTAGCTTTCCTAATAATTGTGAAAAAATGTTTGGCTACCCCCTGTAGCGCGAAGCTCCAGCTTCGCGCGTCTGAACAGGCTGCAAAGCTGGAACTTCTGACAAGACAAGTCTTATTCCTACCTAAAAAAATGATTTTAGAACTTAATCATACATAGTTTAGCTTTTTATCCTTCTGACAACGCCAATTTTTTGCCTACTCCTCAAAAAACAGCGAAAGGTCAAAACTGACTTTGTAGAGTTTGCTCAACCCATTTTCGCCCTTTTCTAACCAATCTTGAAAACTCTGCCAATTCAAAATGTTTTCTGGTTTGACTTCTCGCCTACTGGTAAAATACAAGATTTTATTTTTTTCGTCATAAAAAGGACAATAATCCATCTGTTTGCTATTGATTTTCGCCCCTAAGTTTCGCGCCTTTTCCCAAGTTCCTGCCTGATTTTTTTGCGCCACATACAAATCGCCACTGCCAAGTCCGTCTTCAGCATTGTATTTGGTATAAATTAAATACTTTTCATCTTTTGAAATAAAAGCATTAAATTCATAACCTTTGCTATTGATGGTAGAATCTAAGACCTGCGGCGGCAGGTAGTGGTCTTTCGCCCAATAGCAAACATAGATGTCGTCTTTTCCAAAACCTGCCAAATCAGCAGAGGTAAAGTACAAATTTTGGTTTTCTGAAAGGGTGGGATAAAATTCATTGCCTGCCGAATTGATGGGCGCACCCATATTGATAGGGGCAGACCAAGCCGCATTTTTATCTTTTCTTTCTACATACCAAATATCAAAATTAGATTCTAAGGAGTCTTGAGTAGGACGATTAGAAGAAAAATACAATCTTTTTTCATCATAAGATAAAAAAGGCTCTAAATCTTGATATTTTCCCGAAAAGGGAAGCAAAGTAGGTTCAGACCATTTGTCCTCTTTCTTTTGCAGGCAGACAAGGCGCGAAAGGCTTTGGGAAGGGCTTTCTATCGTAAAAAAAATCTCATCTTGACTTGCCGATACGCAAAAATCGCGCAAGAAGGAAAAAGATTCGAGGCTTTGGTGAGCAGGTACTACTTCCTGACCGAAAAGCAAAGAAGCGGTGCAGGAGTACAAAAATAAGACAAAAATAATGGTTTTTTTCATAAAAATAAAATAAAGGTTTAAAAAGAAGATTCGACTAACTTTCTTTGTTCTACCTGTATTTTGGCGAGCCTTTTCCATTGGGCAGGGAAATGACTTATTTCCTTCTTTTGTGTTAGGATAAGGTGCTTTAAATTAGGTAGTTGTGATACTTTTTCGGCAAGGTCGGCAGGGTCTAAATATTGCTCATGAGTCAGATAAAGAGATTCTATTTGTTTTACTTTCAAAATTTCTTGTGAAAGATAAGGACTACCTTGTAGGCGCAGATGTAGCCTTTTTAGTTTTGGCAAAGTGGCTAATTTTTGAAAAATATCGCCCGTCTGACTGCTGGCTGTTAGGCGAAGGTGCAAAGCCGTTAAGTTTTGTAACTTTTGCAGGGCAGGTGGGAAACTTTTAAAATCGAGTGCCGTCAAATCTATTTCTATTTGGCTTAGTTGGGGTAGATTTTGAAGCCGCAGGAGCGCAAATTGTAAAAGTTGTCCATTTTTTATTTCAAAATGTAGGGTTTTAAGTGCAGCAATTTTTGTCAAGGTCTGAATGGCAGCACCCGAAAGAGGCGCGTTTTCCAAAAGCGAGAGTGTTTTCAAATGGGGCAGAGTAGCCAAACTTTGAGGCAATTCTGTTAGTTGATTTTGATTAAGATATAAAAATTGTAGCTTTTTCAAATTTCCTATTTCGGCAGGCAGATAAGCAAGTGAATTATCTGATAGGTTTAGCGTTTTCAAATTTTGACACAAAAAAAGAGAGGCTGGCACTTTTTCTAACTTTTGATGGCTTAAATCTAAGGACGCTAAAAAAGGTAGGGTAGAAAGTGATTCAAAAAATAATTCCCATTCGCGATTATTAAGGGGTAGGGTTTCGGCAAAGGAAAGACTTTGCAGGTGTTTTAAGTTTTTTATTTTTTCTGAAAAGAAAGCTATTTTTTCTTTATCTTTCGAAATCAGACCCGCGAAATCTTCGGCTGCTAAGTGTAGGCGATAGAGGCGTGTTTGCTTTTCTACCTTATCGGGAAGGCGATAAAAGAGAGGCTCACGGGCTAAGTCGGCATCAGAAAGGGGAAGAGGCGGATTTTCTGTTGTACCTTCTAATATATTTTCTGGTACATCTTCTGGTACATTTTCTGATATAGTTTCTAAGGCGTTTTCTGTCGTCTTAGTTGGATTTGTGTTAGTGGTGGTATTAGCTGCGGTACTCGAAGTGGCAGTTGTTTTCTCTTTTTTTTGTAGCGAAAAATGTTTAAAAAATAGAAAAGTGCCGCCTAATAAAATGGGAAGCAGTGCGATAAAGAAGTAAATTTTGTTAATTTTAAAAAAAGAAGGCTTCTTGTTTTGAGTTGGGGAAATGGCTTCGGTTTGGGCGTTTGATTTGGCAACTAAATTGGCTAATTCGGCTTGGGCTTGTTCTATTTGTTTTTGATAGGCAAATTTTTGAGCCGCATCAGCACTAATAGCCCAAGCCTCTTGCAGGGTTGCGATTTTTTCGCGCAAAATTTCTACCGCCTTCTGATTAGACATCTTTGAAAAATAAAAATGAAACTAAAAAACTGAACTTAAAAGTGTGTCCAGCCTTGTGCTTGTAGCGCAATTTTTTCGCCTGCGCGTGTGTGCAGATTTGCCCCCCATTCGGCTTCGGTAACAAATCCTATAAAATAGATGCCCGTTAGCCTTTGCGCCTTTTCGTAATCTTTTTGTGAAATGGTAAAGAGCAGTTCGTAGTCTTCGCCCCCATGCAGGGCGCAGGTGGTCAGGCTTAGATTGAGTTCTTCTGCCGTCTGCAAGCTATTTTCGTGAAGGGGGAGGTTCTCTTCATACAAGACCATGCCCACTTGTGAGGCTTTGCAGAGGTGCAAAATTTCGGAGGCTAATCCGTCGGAAATGTCAATCATGGCGGTAGGGATGATGCCTAATTGCGCCAACTCTTTGACGACATCTACACGCGCTTCGGGTTTGAGCTGTCGCCCTACTACATAGCTATATGGCTCTAATTCAGGCTGTTGTCCTGTACTTTGGAATACTTCCTTTTCGCGCACCAAAATTTGCAAGCCCAAATAGGCAGCTCCCAAATCGCCTGACAGACACAAAATGTCGTTGGGTTTGGCATTTTTTCTATATGAAATAGCATTTTTGGCAGCACGCCCAATGACGCTTATCGAAATGACCAGACCAGCGGGCGAAGTCGTGGTATCGCCACCGACCAAATCTACGCCATAAAAGGTGCAGGCTTTTGCCATACCTGCATACAATTCCTCCATGGCTTCGAGTGGAAAGCGGTTGCTCACGCCCAAACTCACCGTTATTTGTTGTGCTACGCCGTTCATGGCTGCCATATCGGACACATTTACCGCTACGGCTTTGTAGCCCAAATGTTGCAAAGGCGTGTAGGCTAAATCGAAATGAACCCCCTCGATGAGCATATCGGCGGCAAAAAGCAGCGATTCGGTATCAGAAAGGGCAATGACAGCCGCATCATCGCCAATTCCCAAGAGGGTAGAAGCCACCTGCGCAGGCGGTAGTGTGCTTTTGAGGTGTTCTATCAGACCAAATTCGCCTAATTGATTGAGTTCGGTTCGGGACATGTTTTTTTTGTTTGTTTTTTATCTAATTTTTAAAGTTGCGATAGCTAAGATGGCAAGCATGATGCCCACAATCCAGAAACGCGCCACAATTTTAGCCTCATGGTAGCCCTTTTTTTGGTAATGATGGTGCAAAGGCGACATCAAAAAGATGCGTCTGCCCTCGCCATATTTTTTCTTGGTGTATTTAAAATAACTCACCTGCAACATCACCGATAAATTTTCTACCAAAAAAATTCCACAAATCATAGGTATCATTAACTCCTTGCGCAACACAATCGCCAGCGTCGCGATAATGCCGCCCAAAGCCAAACTCCCCGTATCGCCCATAAAAACTTGGGCAGGGAAAGAATTATACCAAAGAAAAGCAATGCAAGCCCCTACAAATGCCATACAAAAAACCAGAATTTCGCCTGTATTGGGGAGGTACATAATGTTTAAATAGTTCGCTATCAGCACATTACCCGATACATACGCCAAAACGCCCAGCGTAACGCCGATAATTGCCGAAGTGCCTGCCGCCAAGCCGTCGAGTCCGTCGGTAATATTTGCGCCATTCGAAACGGCGGTAATGATAAAAGTAACCACTATTAAGTATAAAATCAAATCGCCTGTTTCGCCCAAACTATCAGGGACAAGATAGCGGTAGTCAAATTCGTTTTCTTTGAAAAAAGGAATGGTAGTTTTCAAAGATTTAATGTCTTTGTAGGGTGCATGAATGAGTGCCTCATACGAAAAGGGAGCTTGCGCATTGTACTCAAACTCTCTGATTCTCACGTCCTTGTGCCAATACATGACCAAGCCGATAATCAACCCCAAGCCAATTTGTCCAACTACTTTGGCTCTGCCGCGTAGCCCTTTTTTATCTTTCAAAAAAACCTTGATGTAGTCGTCGGCAAAGCCAATGATGCCCAACCAAATAGAAGTAGCTAATAAAAGTAGAATATAAATGTTTTCTATTTTTGCAAAAAGTAGGACAGGTATCAGGATAGCGAGCAGGATAATAATGCCGCCCATAGTGGGCGTTCCTGCTTTTAAATTTTCACCCTGCAAACCCAAGTCGCGGACGGTTTCGCCGATTTGTTTTTTTTGTAAAAAGCGAATTACTTTTTTTCCAAATATCGTACCGATAAGCAAAGAGAGTATCGCTGCTGCAATGGCGCGAAAGGTAATGAATTGATACAAACCCGAGCCGGGGAGGTCGTAATTTTCGTGCAGAAATTTGAAAAAGTAGTAGAGCATTTAAGTAGAATAAGGGGTAGGGAATGGAGCAAAAGGACTACAAAGTAAAAAAGATTTTTTGGAAAAGGGCTGTAAAAGCCCATACTTTTTTTAAATTTGTGGCAGAGGTAAGATTTTGCCCTTATTAGGCGCAAAGTGAAAAAAAACTTAAAATATCCTAACCCCTTAATTATCAGGCATGGCTCTTTTTTTTGGTCGTTTGGCTCGAAAGATAAAGGCAAAGATAAAGACAAAGGTAAAGGCAGACAGAACAAGCCTGTCCTTGCTTTTATGTTTAGC
Above is a window of Hugenholtzia roseola DSM 9546 DNA encoding:
- a CDS encoding polynucleotide kinase-phosphatase, which gives rise to MEIKIPEFALVVLIGVSGSGKSSFAKKHFKDTEVLSSDQCRAWVCDDPNDQTATTDAFETLYYVASKRLKRGLLTVIDATNVQAESRKGLIELARTHHCLPLAIVLDLPFEVCEKRNQLRPDRNFGSHVVRQQAHQLKKSLRSLEKEGFRQVYRLNQEQIDAPIYFKREKLYNDKREDKGAFDIIGDIHGCFDELETLLSKLGYQIESHTNEGEPHFGFAVTPPPNRKAIFLGDLVDRGTDSPKVLKLVMSMVKTGVAYCVPGNHDIKLQKYLRGQKVQLKHGLELTVKQLEGESKAFRLAVEKFIYGLISHYVLDEGKLVVAHAGLIEEMQGRASGAVRAFCLYGETTGEIDEFGLPVRHDWAKAYRGKAKVIYGHTPIPQPEWLNRTLNIDTGCVFGGKLTALRYPEGELISVDAKKVYCEPVRPITKQAQNPALSSQQIEDDLLHLEDVSGKRIIQTRLRHNITLRQEGSIAALEVMSRFAINPKWLIYLPPTMSPCATSDLPEYLEYPTQALNYYKKREVRKVICQEKHMGSRAVLVVCRDEAAALRRFGVENEGIGVCYTRTGRSFFSDTGLEKAFLERVALALTKANFWENFKTDWVCLDAELLPWSAKAQALLKEQYAAVGAAAGAALPKAESALLLAAQRGIENAKDLLVRFERKKEVLKKYVEAYRQYCWQVESLDDYKLAPFHLLATEGAVHLDQNHEWHLTQIAEIARADSKLFLQTAYQVIDFEQEGDFEKAQAWWLELTQKGGEGMVVKPYDFIAHKDKELLQPAVKCRGKEYLRIIYGAEYDLPHNLERLKSRGLSQKRSLALREFALGIEALERFVRKEPLRRIHESVFAVLALESEAIDPRL
- a CDS encoding tetratricopeptide repeat protein, encoding MRVFGLFQHLLLPIFGFLVLLFPFGKVQAQQGEIDSLETILKETQNDSLQVEILNQLAWKNRNNRPFQSLAAAQEALEIATRIAFTKGQTTALSFMGVAYRNLGKFDQALAAYIEAFNIAQKTGDAERMGYSYINIANVYYLRRDFSLALKQLEKALPIAQALENENMEGYVYTNQARAYADSGQFSEAISAHEKALALRQKQGDTYGVLVTVNEIGRVYSAMGNLDKALEKHLYSLDLALQTEQLLDLARARTDAAKIYYRKQNLDKATKQAEAALLLAQKLNIYLEATDAAQILYQIEKEKQNFSQSLYYHELYTRYRDSVANQTKDQLVSELQVRFEADQKERENQVLKQEQLLNQATIAKQNLVMIGGILILAIFSTLLAVIFWASRKRKKANLLLARQNEQIEQQRLILVEKNEELNLQTENLRTAYREISNINEALHLSHQIIATKNENIIASINYAQRIQLAVLPLPLLLNQYLAQNFIFFQPRDIVSGDFYWFEEKDNRLYLAVADCTGHGVPGAMLSMLGVLGLNTILGQNPYIEPAHFLEKLHYFIYQSLQQSQNHSLDGMEIGLICIDKKAATLTFAGAKSSIFYLQNGNAQKIKGDKFSIGGQLHKNQVPHFTQHALDFSKESLQFYLYSDGFQDQFGGSEGRKLRSRPFENLLESLSDLPLKEQGRKLEQFLVQWIKEGDNTQTDDILVLGAKCSEADFEKISALS
- a CDS encoding PD40 domain-containing protein, whose amino-acid sequence is MKKTIIFVLFLYSCTASLLFGQEVVPAHQSLESFSFLRDFCVSASQDEIFFTIESPSQSLSRLVCLQKKEDKWSEPTLLPFSGKYQDLEPFLSYDEKRLYFSSNRPTQDSLESNFDIWYVERKDKNAAWSAPINMGAPINSAGNEFYPTLSENQNLYFTSADLAGFGKDDIYVCYWAKDHYLPPQVLDSTINSKGYEFNAFISKDEKYLIYTKYNAEDGLGSGDLYVAQKNQAGTWEKARNLGAKINSKQMDYCPFYDEKNKILYFTSRREVKPENILNWQSFQDWLEKGENGLSKLYKVSFDLSLFFEE
- a CDS encoding leucine-rich repeat domain-containing protein; the encoded protein is MSNQKAVEILREKIATLQEAWAISADAAQKFAYQKQIEQAQAELANLVAKSNAQTEAISPTQNKKPSFFKINKIYFFIALLPILLGGTFLFFKHFSLQKKEKTTATSSTAANTTTNTNPTKTTENALETISENVPEDVPENILEGTTENPPLPLSDADLAREPLFYRLPDKVEKQTRLYRLHLAAEDFAGLISKDKEKIAFFSEKIKNLKHLQSLSFAETLPLNNREWELFFESLSTLPFLASLDLSHQKLEKVPASLFLCQNLKTLNLSDNSLAYLPAEIGNLKKLQFLYLNQNQLTELPQSLATLPHLKTLSLLENAPLSGAAIQTLTKIAALKTLHFEIKNGQLLQFALLRLQNLPQLSQIEIDLTALDFKSFPPALQKLQNLTALHLRLTASSQTGDIFQKLATLPKLKRLHLRLQGSPYLSQEILKVKQIESLYLTHEQYLDPADLAEKVSQLPNLKHLILTQKKEISHFPAQWKRLAKIQVEQRKLVESSF
- the thiL gene encoding thiamine-phosphate kinase, with translation MSRTELNQLGEFGLIEHLKSTLPPAQVASTLLGIGDDAAVIALSDTESLLFAADMLIEGVHFDLAYTPLQHLGYKAVAVNVSDMAAMNGVAQQITVSLGVSNRFPLEAMEELYAGMAKACTFYGVDLVGGDTTTSPAGLVISISVIGRAAKNAISYRKNAKPNDILCLSGDLGAAYLGLQILVREKEVFQSTGQQPELEPYSYVVGRQLKPEARVDVVKELAQLGIIPTAMIDISDGLASEILHLCKASQVGMVLYEENLPLHENSLQTAEELNLSLTTCALHGGEDYELLFTISQKDYEKAQRLTGIYFIGFVTEAEWGANLHTRAGEKIALQAQGWTHF
- the mraY gene encoding phospho-N-acetylmuramoyl-pentapeptide-transferase, encoding MLYYFFKFLHENYDLPGSGLYQFITFRAIAAAILSLLIGTIFGKKVIRFLQKKQIGETVRDLGLQGENLKAGTPTMGGIIILLAILIPVLLFAKIENIYILLLLATSIWLGIIGFADDYIKVFLKDKKGLRGRAKVVGQIGLGLIIGLVMYWHKDVRIREFEYNAQAPFSYEALIHAPYKDIKSLKTTIPFFKENEFDYRYLVPDSLGETGDLILYLIVVTFIITAVSNGANITDGLDGLAAGTSAIIGVTLGVLAYVSGNVLIANYLNIMYLPNTGEILVFCMAFVGACIAFLWYNSFPAQVFMGDTGSLALGGIIATLAIVLRKELMIPMICGIFLVENLSVMLQVSYFKYTKKKYGEGRRIFLMSPLHHHYQKKGYHEAKIVARFWIVGIMLAILAIATLKIR